In a single window of the Salvelinus namaycush isolate Seneca chromosome 6, SaNama_1.0, whole genome shotgun sequence genome:
- the LOC120049016 gene encoding general transcription factor II-I repeat domain-containing protein 2-like, with the protein MAKRKKDDEYRTFQDEWTEEFAFVERAGSAVCLICNDKITSMKRSNVKRHFDTRHATFASKYPAGDSRKKACQELLSRVQASQQQLRVWTRQGDYNSASFAGSLAIVRNGKPFTDGEYAKTFMLDVANELFDDLPNKDKIIKRIQDMPLAARTVHDRTIVMANKVEETQVKDINAAPFFSLALDESTDVSHLSQFSVIARYAVGDTLREESLAVLPLKGSTRGEDLFKSFMEFAQEKNLPMDKLLSVCTDGAPCMVGNKKGFVALLREHENRPILSFHCILHQEALCAQMCDKQFGEVMSLVIRVINFIVARALNDRQFKTLLDEVGNNYPGLLLHSNVRWLSRGKVLSRFAACLKEIRTFLEMKGIEHPELAETEWLLKFYYLVDMTEHLNQLNVKMQGIGNTVLSLQQAVFAFENKLELFIMDLETGRLLHFEKLSQFKDACTASEPIQNFDLHQLARCTSSLLQSFKARFGEFREHTRLFKFITLPNECSLNTANLSYIPDVSVRDFEAEVADLKASDMWVNKFKSLNEDLEIITRQKAELVSKHMWTEMKKLQPEDQLILKTWNALPVTYHTLQRVSIAVLTMFGSTYACEQSISHLKNIKSNLRSRLTDESLNACMKLNLTKYQPDYKDISKSMQHQKSH; encoded by the coding sequence ATGGcgaaaagaaaaaaagatgacGAGTATCGTACATTTCAGGACGAATGGACCGAAGAATTCGCCTTTGTGGAGAGAGCAGGTTCTGCGGTGTGTCTAATTTGCAATGACAAAATTACATCGATGAAACGGTCGAATGTAAAGCGGCACTTCGACACGCGCCATGCTACCTTTGCATCAAAATACCCTGCGGGAGACAGCAGAAAGAAAGCGTGCCAAGAGCTACTGAGCAGGGTGCAAGCTAGCCAGCAGCAACTCCGCGTATGGACCCGGCAAGGTGACTATAATTCCGCTAGCTTTGCTGGATCTTTAGCAATAGTGAGGAACGGAAAACCATTCACAGATGGCGAGTATGCTAAAACGTTCATGCTGGATGTAGCCAATGaactttttgatgatcttccGAACAAAGACAAGATAATTAAACGGATACAAGACATGCCTCTGGCGGCAAGAACTGTTCATGATCGTACCATCGTGATGGCAAACAAAGTGGAGGAAACGCAAGTGAAGGACATAAATGCAGCGCCGTTCTTTTCCCTGGctttggatgagtcaacagacgtgagcCATTTGTCGCAGTTCAGCGTGATTGCAAGATATGCTGTTGGTGACACACTGCGCGAAGAAAGTCTTGCAGTTCTGCCATTAAAAGGGTCCACAAGAGGTGAGGATTTATTTAAGTCTTTCATGGAGTTTGCTCAAGAAAAAAATCTACCTATGGATAAACTTCTCTCAGTGTGTACTGATGGTGCTCCGTGTATGGTGGGGAATAAAAAAGGATTTGTGGCGCTTCTCCGTGAACATGAAAATAGACCCATCCTAAGTTTCCATTGCATTCTACACCAGGAGGCACTTTGTGCTCAGATGTGTGACAAGCAGTTTGGGGAAGTGATGTCGCTGGTCATTCGTGTGATCAACTTTATTGTTGCTCGAGCCTTAAATGATCGCCAGTTTAAAACACTGCTGGATGAAGTTGGAAATAACTATCCTGGTCTGCTTTTGCACAGCAATGTGCGTTGGTTGTCAAGAGGGAAGGTGCTTAGCCGTTTTGCGGCTTGCCTGAAAGAAATCCGGACTTTCCTTGAAATGAAAGGCATCGAGCATCCTGAGCTAGCCGAAACTGAGTGGCTCCTCAAGTTTTACTATCTCGTAGATATGACTGAACATCTGAACCAGCTCAACGTGAaaatgcaaggcattggaaatacAGTGTTATCCCTTCAACAAGCTGTGTTTGCTTTTGAAAACAAGCTAGAACTTTTCATCATGGATCTTGAAACAGGTCGTTTActacattttgaaaaactgagccaATTTAAAGATGCATGCACAGCAAGTGAGCCTATTCAAAACTTTGATCTCCACCAGCTAGCTCGCTGCACATCCAGTCTCCTACAGTCCTTCAAAGCACGCTTTGGAGAATTTCGTGAGCACACTCGTCTTTTTAAGTTCATCACCCTTCCAAACGAGTGTTCACTGAACACAGCCAACCTGAGTTACATTCCTGATGTCTCCGTCAGAGATTTTGAAGCAGAAGTGGCTGACCTGAAGGCCTCAGACATGTGGGTGAATAAGTTCAAGTCACTGAATGAAGATTTGGAAATAATCACACGACAGAAAGCGGAGTTGGTGAGCAAGCACATGTGGACAGAAATGAAAAAACTTCAACCCGAAGACCAGCTGATTCTCAAAACTTGGAACGCGCTTCCTGTCACATACCACACACTGCAGCGTGTGAGTATTGCTGTATTGACCATGTTTGGATCTACGTATGCATGTGAGCAGTCAATCTCACATCTTAAAAACATCAAGTCCAACCTACGATCACGTTTAACGGATGAAAGCCTCAACGCTTGCATGAAGCTTAACCTCACCAAGTACCAACCAGACTACAAAGACATCAGCAAATCCATGCAGCACCAGAAGTCGCATTAA